The Argentina anserina chromosome 3, drPotAnse1.1, whole genome shotgun sequence genome includes a region encoding these proteins:
- the LOC126786946 gene encoding beta-glucosidase 24-like, with amino-acid sequence MQFQELHNNASNPKELRVKWSDFPSDFVFGVSTAAAQIEGSANKAGRGPSVWDEFVKIFPERIVDRSTMSTTIDSYKRYKEDVKAIKALGVDSYRFSISWTRLLPKGTLSGGINQKGIDHYNNLIDELIKNGITPYVTILHFDAPQALTVKYGGILNRSFVNDFKDYSELCFKIYGDRVKNWITINEPFVIAKMGYDLGVAPPGRCSKPGGPIDYCAAGNSSTEPYVVAHNLLLAHAIVFKLYREKFQKIQGGQIGWSLRGSYVEPYSNSAKDKAAAKRILDFEIGWFMEPIVYGHYPKSMRRLVKKRLPCFTKEENKLIKGSFDFIGVNYYTSRFGRNIQAHSHMPRLARNDSLASSELNNDKGLQIGPKAGASIYIYSYPQGLKKLLKFLKRKYQSPKIYISENGITEAKNNKHGLDAALKDPHRIECILRHLYMIKHAIKKGVNVKGYFHWALFDDFEWGEGYNVRFGLYYIDYKNNLKRIPKESAKWLPKFLKGEDASYDKLS; translated from the exons ATGCAATTCCAGGAATTGCACAACAATGCATCAAACCCTAAGGAACTAAGAGTGAAGTGGTCCGACTTCCCTAGTGATTTTGTATTTGGAGTCAGCACTGCTGCTGCACAG ATTGAAGGATCAGCAAATAAAGCAGGACGAGGACCAAGTGTTTGGGACGAGTTTGTTAAGATATTTCCAG AAAGAATTGTTGACCGTTCTACCATGTCAACAACAATCGATTCGTACAAGCGATACAAG GAAGATGTGAAGGCAATAAAAGCCCTTGGAGTTGATTCTTATAGATTTTCCATCTCTTGGACTAGACTTCTCCCGA AGGGAACTTTGAGTGGAGGAATAAACCAAAAAGGTATTGATCACTACAACAACTTGATTGATGAACTAATCAAGAATG GCATCACACCATATGTAACCATATTACATTTTGATGCTCCACAAGCCTTGACAGTGAAGTACGGAGGCATTCTCAATCGGTCATTTGT GAATGATTTTAAGGATTACAGTGAACTTTGCTTTAAGATCTATGGAGATAGAGTCAAAAATTGGATTACAATCAACGAGCCTTTTGTTATAGCCAAAATGGGTTATGATCTTGGGGTTGCTCCACCAGGCAGGTGTTCTAAACCAGGCGGCCCTATCGATTATTGCGCAGCTGGAAATTCATCTACTGAACCTTACGTTGTGGCTCATAACCTTCTCCTTGCCCATGCCATTGTTTTTAAGCTCTATAGAGAGAAGTTTCAA AAAATACAAGGTGGACAAATTGGATGGAGCCTTCGAGGTTCGTATGTTGAGCCTTATTCAAATTCAGCAAAGGACAAAGCTGCAGCTAAAAGAAtattggactttgaaattGGATG GTTCATGGAACCAATAGTATATGGACATTATCCAAAGAGTATGAGGCGCTTGGTCAAGAAAAGGCTCCCCTGTTTTACCAAAGAAGAGAATAAACTGATTAAGGGATCCTTCGATTTCATCGGCGTCAACTATTACACCTCCAGATTTGGTAGAAACATTCAAGCACATTCACATATGCCACGCCTCGCCCGCAATGATTCTTTAGCGTCATCAGAGCTTAATA ATGACAAAGGACTCCAAATTGGTCCTAAG GCTGGTGCCAGCATATACATCTATTCTTATCCACAAGGTCTCAAGAAACTTTTGAAGTTCCTGAAGCGAAAATACCAGAGTCCTAAGATCTacatttccgaaaatggaataACAGAAGCAAAGAACAATAAGCATGGCCTCGATGCAGCACTGAAGGACCCACATAGAATTGAATGTATTCTTCGGCATTTGTACATGATCAAGCATGCCATAAA GAAGGGTGTGAATGTCAAAGGATATTTCCACTGGGCTCTATTCGATGACTTTGAGTGGGGAGAAGGCTATAACGTAAGGTTCGGGCTTTACTATATCGACTataaaaacaatctcaagcGCATTCCGAAAGAATCTGCAAAGTGGCTTCCTAAATTCCTCAAGGGCGAGGATGCTTCATACGACAAGTTATCTTGA